GGTGAACGGGCGCCTGCCGAACAGGACGTCGGCGACGCCGGCGCCCTCGCTGCCGGGCAGCCAGGATGCGACCAGCGCGTCCATCTGGCCGAGCTGGTCGGTGAGCACCTGCGGCCGGCCGGAGACGACGAGCACGACGCAGGTGTCGATCTCCCCGCAGACCTTGTCGATCACGGCCTGGTCGCCGGGCTGGAGGGAGAGCGACTTCGCCTCCTGCTGCGGCGTCGAGCACCAGGTGCACTCCGGCCCGCCGACGTCGCCGAATCCCTCGGTGTACGGCGTCTCGCCGACCACCACGACCGCGACGTCCGAGCCGGCGGTCGGCGCGGACCCGTCGGCGCTGTACGTCACCGTGGCGCGCGGGGCCACCTCACGGATGCCCTCCAGGATGGTCGTACCCGGGATGGTGTCGCCGGAGACGCCCTGCCAGGTGATGGTCCAGCCACCGGCCTGGTTGCCGATGTCGTCGGCGTTGCGCCCGGCGACGTACACCTTGGCGTCCTTGCGCAGCGGCAGGGCCCGGTCGTCGTTCTTCAGCAGCACCTGCGACTGAGCGACGGCCCGGCGGGCGAGCGCGCGGTGCTCCGGGCTGCCGACCTCGTCGACGTTCTCCGCCGAGGCGTACGGACGCTCGAAGAGGCCGAGTTCGAACTTGGCCCGCAGGATCCGGCGTACCGCGTCGTCGATCCGGGCCTGGCTGACCCGGCCCGCCCGGGCCTCGGCGATCAGCAGGTCGATGAAGAGTTTGGCGTTGTTCGGCGACATGGACATGTCGATGCCGGCGTTCACCGCGGTCCGCACCTTGTAGGCGGTGAGCCCGGCGACGGTCGGCTCGTTCGGGTCGGGAATCTGGTGGATGCCCTCCCAATCGGAGATGACGAACCCCTTGAACCGCTGCGCACCCTTGAGTACGTCGGTGAGCAGTTCCTTGTGGGCGTGCATCTTCAGCGGGTTGCCGACGCCGTCCTCGATCCAGTCCACACTGGAGAACGACGGCATCACGCTGTCGACGTCGTGCCGGCGCAGCGCGGTCCAGTAGGGGGCGAGGTTGATCCGGGCGAAGTCGGCCCGGCTGGTCACCGTGACGCCCTGGTCGATGACGTACTTCTGGGAACCGGGCGGCAGGCTCTCGTTGGCGTCGGCGGCGGCCTGGTCGTACTCGGTGTCGCCGTCACCGGCGAAGTGCTTGATCGTGGCGAGTACGCCGGCGTCGCGCAGCCCGTCGATGTAGGTGCCCATCTCGCCGACCAACGCGGGGTCCTCGCTGAAGCTCTCGTACGTCCGGCCCCAGCGCTCGTCACGGGCGACGCAGAGGCAGGGGGCGAAGTTCCACGGTACGCCGGTGGCCTTCACTTCCTCACCGGTGGCCCGGCCGATCTGCCGGACGAGTTCGGGATCACGGGTCGCGCCGAGTCCGATGTTGTGCGGGAAGACGGTGGCGCCGTACACGTTGGCGTGCCCGTGCACCGCATCGACCCCGTAGATGATCGGGATGCCCAGCCGGGTGCTCATGGCCTGCCGCTGGAACTTGTTGACCATGGACACCCAGGCTTCGGGGGTGTTCGGGGTCGGGGTGGAGCCGCCACCGGAGAGCAGCGATCCCAGTTGCCACTGGGCGACCAGGGTCGGGTCGGCGTCCACCGCGATCCGCTCGGCCTGGGCCATCTGGCCGACCTTCTCCGCCAGGGTCATCCGGCCGAGCAGGTCACCGACCCGGCGGTCGATCGGCAGCTTGGCGTTCAGGTACGCGGGCTTGCCGGCGCCGTTGCCGTTGCCGGAGGCGGTCCCGGCGGGGGCCGCCGACACGGCGGCGGCGGGTAGCAACGAGGCGACCAGCAGGGCGGTGAGCAGGGATATCAGTGATGTTCGGGTTCGCGGGTGTGGACGCATGTCGTGCCCTCCAAAACCAATCGGGTACGCGCCAGGACAGATCTTTCCCAGGTCCATAAGACGACGTCAATGTTAAACCGTAAGGGTTCCTTCGTGAGAGCGCTCCCCCGCGGGCTATATGTCCGGCTATAGCCGTGATTTCTGGTTCCCGGAGT
The nucleotide sequence above comes from Plantactinospora soyae. Encoded proteins:
- a CDS encoding glycoside hydrolase family 3 protein; this encodes MRPHPRTRTSLISLLTALLVASLLPAAAVSAAPAGTASGNGNGAGKPAYLNAKLPIDRRVGDLLGRMTLAEKVGQMAQAERIAVDADPTLVAQWQLGSLLSGGGSTPTPNTPEAWVSMVNKFQRQAMSTRLGIPIIYGVDAVHGHANVYGATVFPHNIGLGATRDPELVRQIGRATGEEVKATGVPWNFAPCLCVARDERWGRTYESFSEDPALVGEMGTYIDGLRDAGVLATIKHFAGDGDTEYDQAAADANESLPPGSQKYVIDQGVTVTSRADFARINLAPYWTALRRHDVDSVMPSFSSVDWIEDGVGNPLKMHAHKELLTDVLKGAQRFKGFVISDWEGIHQIPDPNEPTVAGLTAYKVRTAVNAGIDMSMSPNNAKLFIDLLIAEARAGRVSQARIDDAVRRILRAKFELGLFERPYASAENVDEVGSPEHRALARRAVAQSQVLLKNDDRALPLRKDAKVYVAGRNADDIGNQAGGWTITWQGVSGDTIPGTTILEGIREVAPRATVTYSADGSAPTAGSDVAVVVVGETPYTEGFGDVGGPECTWCSTPQQEAKSLSLQPGDQAVIDKVCGEIDTCVVLVVSGRPQVLTDQLGQMDALVASWLPGSEGAGVADVLFGRRPFTGKLSMSWPRSEAQVPINVGDRNYRPLFPYGYGLRTR